A region of Desulfolithobacter dissulfuricans DNA encodes the following proteins:
- the zapB gene encoding cell division protein ZapB produces MENNAELIRLEQFVDKLLSKYNDLKERFFRLEDTLRDRDAEIVELKATIEELQTERSEVGQRVSGLIDRIARWESEQDEEPAGEDVETGNESGDEGQAGVQGSLFRAEEQ; encoded by the coding sequence ATGGAGAATAACGCGGAACTTATTCGCCTGGAACAGTTTGTTGATAAACTGCTGAGTAAATACAATGACCTGAAAGAGCGCTTCTTCCGGCTGGAGGATACCCTGCGTGACCGTGACGCGGAAATCGTCGAGCTGAAAGCCACCATTGAAGAGTTGCAGACCGAGCGGTCCGAGGTCGGTCAGCGGGTCAGCGGGCTCATCGACCGGATTGCCCGGTGGGAGTCCGAGCAGGATGAGGAGCCGGCCGGCGAAGACGTGGAGACTGGCAACGAATCCGGCGACGAGGGCCAGGCCGGCGTACAGGGCTCGCTTTTTCGGGCCGAGGAACAGTAG
- a CDS encoding cell division protein ZapA, producing MERLVSFTLFGQEFTFYSDASPEEVDRVVEMVREELESVDGASRSTVPSSKILVLGCLQIAARYVQLEKEFEAFRRSQESSIDKLIDKVSSGIE from the coding sequence ATGGAACGACTTGTCAGCTTCACGCTGTTTGGCCAGGAATTCACCTTCTACAGTGATGCCTCGCCCGAAGAAGTGGACAGGGTCGTGGAGATGGTCCGGGAAGAGTTGGAATCCGTGGACGGGGCCTCCCGCAGCACGGTGCCGTCGAGCAAGATACTGGTTCTTGGCTGCCTGCAGATAGCGGCACGCTACGTGCAGTTGGAAAAGGAATTCGAAGCCTTCCGGCGCAGCCAGGAAAGTTCCATTGACAAGCTCATAGACAAGGTCTCTTCCGGAATTGAGTGA
- the rny gene encoding ribonuclease Y yields the protein MVAGAVIGFLLRKKLVEGNQANVEAQSRQIIENAIGEAERIKKEAILQAKEEALHIKQEAEREIKASRGELKDEQRRLNRKLDEVQEELRSLERRESKLQDREEKCRQREKELVDRQKELDELIDTQRYKLEKIAGIDREEAKKLLMESIESEARMDAAKRLVRIENEMKMEADRRAKNILALAISRYAGDYVADKTVSMVPLPNDEMKGRIIGREGRNIRAIEAATGIDIIIDDTPEAVILSGFNPIRREIARLALEQLISDGRIHPARIEEVVAKVTKELEVSIREAGEQATFDVGAHGMHVDLINLIGRLKYRTSYGQNILQHSLEVAFLCGVMAAELGLDVKKAKRAGLLHDIGKAVDHEVEGSHAIIGRDLAKKYGEADDIVYAIGAHHEDLPPRSVLDVLVQSADALSGARPGARKEMLQSYVKRLEDLEAIANAFDGVEKSYAIQAGRDLRIIVDSHKIRDEEATLMSRDIAKSIEEQLTYPGQIRVTVIRETRAVEYAK from the coding sequence CTGGTTGCAGGCGCGGTTATCGGTTTTCTGCTGCGCAAGAAACTGGTCGAGGGGAATCAGGCCAATGTCGAGGCGCAGAGCCGGCAGATCATTGAAAATGCCATAGGTGAGGCCGAGCGGATCAAGAAGGAGGCCATCCTCCAGGCCAAGGAAGAGGCCCTGCATATCAAGCAGGAGGCCGAGCGGGAGATCAAGGCCAGCCGGGGAGAACTCAAGGATGAGCAGCGGCGGCTCAACCGCAAGCTCGATGAGGTCCAGGAGGAGCTTCGCTCCCTGGAACGGCGGGAATCCAAGCTCCAGGATCGGGAAGAGAAGTGTCGGCAGCGGGAAAAAGAGCTGGTCGACCGGCAGAAAGAGCTGGACGAACTGATCGACACCCAGCGCTACAAGCTGGAAAAAATCGCTGGAATTGACCGGGAAGAGGCCAAGAAACTCCTCATGGAGTCCATTGAAAGCGAGGCCCGGATGGACGCGGCCAAGCGGCTGGTGCGGATTGAAAACGAAATGAAGATGGAAGCCGACCGGCGGGCCAAGAATATCCTCGCCCTGGCCATATCCCGCTACGCCGGCGACTATGTGGCTGACAAGACCGTTTCCATGGTGCCGCTGCCAAACGATGAGATGAAGGGACGCATCATCGGCCGGGAGGGGAGAAATATCCGAGCCATTGAAGCGGCCACCGGAATTGATATTATCATTGACGATACGCCTGAGGCTGTTATTCTGTCCGGTTTCAATCCCATCCGGAGGGAGATTGCCCGGCTGGCCCTGGAGCAGCTGATATCCGATGGCCGGATCCATCCGGCCCGGATCGAGGAGGTGGTGGCCAAGGTCACCAAGGAGCTGGAAGTCTCCATCCGGGAAGCAGGGGAACAGGCGACCTTTGATGTCGGGGCGCACGGGATGCATGTGGACCTGATCAACCTGATCGGGCGCCTCAAGTATCGGACCAGCTATGGGCAGAACATCCTGCAGCATTCCCTTGAGGTGGCCTTTCTCTGCGGAGTCATGGCCGCCGAGCTCGGCCTCGATGTGAAGAAGGCCAAGCGGGCCGGACTGCTGCACGATATCGGCAAGGCCGTGGACCATGAGGTCGAGGGCTCCCACGCGATCATCGGCCGCGACCTGGCCAAGAAATATGGCGAGGCCGATGATATCGTCTATGCCATCGGTGCCCACCATGAGGACCTGCCGCCCAGGAGTGTGCTCGATGTGCTGGTTCAGTCGGCGGACGCCCTCTCCGGCGCCCGGCCCGGGGCCCGCAAGGAGATGCTGCAGTCCTACGTCAAACGGCTCGAAGACCTGGAGGCCATTGCCAACGCCTTTGACGGGGTGGAGAAATCTTACGCCATCCAGGCCGGGCGTGATCTGCGCATCATCGTCGACA